agatcatattagtggtctggcgggatataaaattatgaatttattggtccctgaggtccgaaaggttgatgaccctctggactagaagaccttcacggGCTCTTTGAAGTCACAGaagggatttatgaccatttttcacacttacgaccattgcagcattcctcatggtcacatgatttacattcagacgcttgacaattgactcatatttacgacagtggTGGGGAGTCACACACTCCCCTTTTTGTAACCTTCTCAGATGCAAAAGTTCACGgggagaagccaggttcacttaacaaccattattACTAATTGAACCACtccagtgactcacttaacaacggcggcacgggaggtcgtaaaacggggcaaaactcaatgcACAAAGGTGCCGCTTAGTGACATACAttctgggctcagctgtggtcgtcgtaagtcgaggactggccTGCGTTTGTTTAATTGTGAATTAACGAGTATGGCAGGGATCGTGGTGTGTGCGTGATTCATTGtgtcattgaatcaaataaagtCATTTTTTGGAGTTCAGatgtaatgaatgaatgaatcaattaattaatttggattaattaattaacccaaacattaattttatatgccgggggggggggagcgggaaaccaaaaggaaaaaaaaaaaaaaaagacacgtgAAAGGAATCTGCAAAACCACAGTCGGAATCAGACCAGCAGGGGTTTAGCCCCGCCCAACGACAGAAAGACGCCGAGGAAACTACATCGCCCAGCATGCCTCCCCCGCCGGCAGCCGGGTTGAAGCGGAAACGGGCGGGGAGGACGCATGCGCACTAGGAGGCGTCAAGCCGACCAGACTGCggcgtcttttttttttttttttccttctacctccctccttccctcggcGGGGGTCGGGGGTCACGCGCCTGCGCAGAAGCGGCCGCCTTTCACCACCACCCCCCTCAGCGTCGCTCCGGCTTCCCTCGCGGTTCGGCCTTCCagcttctcccccctccttcgtCGAGCCAGCCAAGCCGGGCGTCGTCGGCCATGGCGGACACGACGCAGAACGGGCCCATGCAAGGCGGCGGCGCCGGCGGCGGAGCGGTGGTGAGAGAGGCCGCGCGAGctcccttcccacccacccccacccgctcCGGACTACAGGACCCATCGTCCGCggcgcgtgtgtgtgtggggggggggggttggagatgGGAGACGTTGTGGTGTGGGGAGGCTGTCGTGCGTccattccccctcctctctggcaGCCGCTGGGCCTGGCGTGGGGAGTGGGGATTTCCGCGTGGCCTCCCGTCCTCCCGATTAAATTAAAGCGACCCGGGGGTTTCCGCGTGGCCTCCCACATCCCTGGATTAACAGAACTGTGGATTTCCACATTGCCTCCCATCCCTGGATTAATTAAAGCAACCGGGTGATTTCCGCGTGGCCTCCCGTCCTCCGATTAATAAAGCGACCCGTGGATTTCCTTGTGGCCTCCCATCCCATAACTTAGCCACCGTGTATAAGTACTAAGGGAAGATCActgattcccacccacccccaccctccatacagataatcctcgacttacaactacagtTGAGCCCCAGATTTCAATTGGTAAAGACCGCGGCTAAGTTGAGTTTCGCCCGATTTTGCGGCCTTCCTCGccgtggttgctaagtgaatcattgccgaTGTTATGTGAGTAACCCGGtccttaagtgaacctggctacccctgcttatcagaaggttgctaagtgaatcattgccaaTGTTATGTGAGTAACCCAGtccttaagtgaacctggcttccccgtccgactttgcttatcagaaggtttgCAAAAGGGAATCGAGTGataaccgtcgtaaatatgagtcagctggcAAGCATCCAGATTTTAATTGTATGACCACAggcgacggtcgtaagtgtgaaaaatggtcttaagacagtgacgttgtaacttcaaagggttGCTAAagaaacggtcgtaagtcgaggactgcctgtaaaaaaaatggaatggccTGCTGTCTCTATGCAACCGCTGAATATTTGTGGATTTAATGTCAGGCTTGACACTTTCCTGCAtgaacttttttcttttgttccagcAATTTCTGATGAGTAACAAGTTGGACACGGCAATGTGGCTTTTTCGGATATTCACAATTTATTGTTCAGCTTTATTTGTCCTTCCGCTTCTAGGGTATgtataatattttctttaaaaatcctgGTGCTCCTGGTCCTTAGGTAGCATAGTATAAATTTTAGGGACACAACACCATATAAATTTAGGTTGCATAGTATCCATTTTATAAAATTAGGTTGCATAGTATCAATTTTAGGGACAAAACAGTATAAATTTAGGTCGCATAGTATCAATTTTAGGGACACAAcaccatataattttttttagggACAGATCACTGTATAAATTTAGGTTGCATAATATAAATTTTAGGGACAAAACACCGTATATATTTAGGTTGCATAGTGTCAATTTTAGGGACACAACACTGTATAAATTTAGGTTGCATAGTATAAATTGTAGGGACACAACACTGTATTAATTTAGATTGCATAGTAACAGTTTTAGGGACACAACACCATAAAAAAATTTAGGATAGCATAGTATCAATTTTTGGGACTCAAAAGAAAGtgtcaataatttttaaaatgttttatgttaTATTGTCTTGAATGGAGGCAAATACATTGTGTCTAGTTGCATAAGAGATGTTCAATCAGGGATTAGCAGTTTGAAGTTTCATTGATTTCAGTGGTGAAGATCACATACTGGATTTAATTTGCCAGTTGATCAATAGAATATGCTTTGAATTGTGCTCAATTGCTGCTTTTGATTTTAGCCTTGTTATTTGGCCTGGACAATAATGGAGACATAACCAATTCAGTGTGAGTCAGCGGAGGCAAAACTTTCAGATTTCAACATTTCTCCCCATTTAATACTCTCTTtccattaacatttttatttagttatagagtattataaaataccaaatacaaataaattgaaaagcAGTAGGGTGGACAGgggaaagagaagtgaggaagataaagaaaaaagaagcattgatttccatctctctctgttaCAGTTAAATAAGGCATTGATAACATCAAATCATAgccttttgctttttcataataatatgaaaagctgtttctataaagatctatcagtctGATCGGTAAAACCCAGtcatattttcattcttttccacttcatGCACAAAATTCAGAAGCGGTATTCGCGTGGAAACAAAAAGTTATTTATATTCTGTAATCAAAATAGTCAGTTTCAGCGAACTTCTGCAACCTTTACTCATCCATGGTaggaatcaaagtgtccttccatttttgtgcatacaataggtaaagataaagattcccctcgcacatatgtgctagtcattcccaactctagggggcagtgctcatctccatttcaaagccgaagagccagcgctgtacgaagacgtctccgtggtcatgtggccagcatgactaaatgccgaaggcgcacggaacgctgttcccttcccaccaaaggtggctcctatttttctacttgcattttttacatgttttcgaactgctaggttggcagaagctgggacaaggaacgggagctcactcagttacgcagcgctggggattcgaaccggcgaactgctgaccttttctgatcgacaagctcggcatcttagccactgagccccaacATCACACACAGAATGGGATCATTTGAAACTCATAAAACATTGCTAACCTATCTTaacacttattttattcttttaatgtgCCGGAACGCCACAAAGCTTCACAGAGTATAGAACTGTTTGTCTTTCATGGGAGGAATAATATACTGCCTGGATGTGCCAGTTGAGCAGGGCAGATTTCAACACCGCAGTGTCGGTGATGCAATTCAATGCTCGTGGGAGGATGACTTGGGAGCAGTAGCTGGTTTGTATGGTAACTTCTCCTTGGATAATTCCCAGGTTGCACGAAGCAGCGAGCTTTTACCAGAGGGCTTTGTTGGCGAATGCGCTCACCAGCGCCCTGCGTCTCCACCAACGGCTGCCACATTTCCAGCTAAGCCGGGCGTTCCTATCCCAAGCCTTGTTGGAAGACAGTTGCCACTACCTTCTCTATTCCCTCATCTTCGTCAATTCTTACCCCGTCACAAGTATCCTTTTGTCTTTTTAAGAagggaaaatttatttatttttaatgtccgGGGAGCCTAAAAGTTGGATCTGCTCATTCGTTGTAGGGCTGAACAGAGCTGAAAGACAATTTAAAGGGTTACATTCaattaattcaaattaaattaaattaaaccctATCTTGAGCCAAGGGAGCTGCGGGATTTCATAGGaacattgaaaaaataataagaagaagagaAGTCACTGATTTTACGCATGAGTGATCTTCACAGGCTTCTTACCGGTCGTAAGGATTTCTGTGAGAAGAGTAACGGAGTGTAAAAAATCTGTAGTAAACGAAAGGCTGCAGCAAGCTTTCTTTTTCCACTGAAAAGGACAaggacttgagagaccgcctgctgccaattacctcccacagacccattagatctcacagggtcggcctcctccgggtgccatctaccagccaatgccacctggctattaccagggggagggccttctctgtggcagctccggccctctggaatgaactccccacagggattcggaccctcacctctctccaggccttccgaaaagccgtcaaaacctggctttgccggcaggcctgggggtgatgagttccctcccctctcgacatgtatggttgtgcgactgttgtctacttttattatttgtattttgtcttttttttttcccctttgaaatgttcgccgccctgagtcctcccggagaagggcggcatacaaataataaaataccaataccaataccaaaagAAACAAGGATGGTCGGTTAAAAAATCCAGCAGTTTATTTTCTTAATCAAGATAGGGTTTATAAtaatatacaggtggtccttgacttacaaccattcatttagtgacaacagtactgaaaatggtgacttatgaccttttttttacgCTTAATGATCACtgtagcctccccatggtcatgtgatcaaaattcgggcgcttggcaaccggttcatacttAACGCCGGTGCGACATCCCTGGGTcaggtgatctccttttgcaaaattCTGAGGAgcgaagtcaacagggaagccaggtttacttaacaaccaggttactaacttaacaaccgcagtgattcacttaacaactatgagaGAGGAAAGATCGTTAAAAagggggcaaaatccacttaacaaaaatctcgcttagcaacaaaaatttacaACTGTGGTCAAagagttgaggactgcctgcacaGGGCTGTGAGCCCTAcacagaagtctttttttttctttttcttttttaaatatactttttttattttccactttcataacatataatcacatgtatactattacatagccaatatcctattgtattaagtagtaattacatcagttcctcttgtcatcaacgcccagaaagataaaaacccattattagctcttctgctctccatacacctctttcttctacctctctcctacctcctttcttccctccatcatccttttctgctctacttccccttccattcttcttctcctctctcttcattccactcctccttatcctcctcatcttccccccttaccctctctcctatccctctcttcctatctttcttctctcctctatttcccactcttcctctcattggtgtatttcagccctATGCAGAAGTCTTGTGATATTTAAAAATGGATTGCTTAATTAATTCAAACGGTTGCCCACATCACTTTCCGTCACCAGGAGgcctaaaaagataaaaatgcaaCTTAGAAAGATAGAAACGCAATGAGTTCTTTATTATAttcaactagctgataacccagcattgcccaggtatttatttatttggggggtggggggtgggtgggaatgcccggaccaaatgtaatttctaatgttggattttcctccttaccagagggagcccccttgtggaagtactgtgaagctgttaccatcgcaactccactgtgctgtacagtagaagctattttacggcagtacagtagaagccattttaaggcacaaaaggctgtatcttaacaaaacacacacacaccaaggggtgttagggatgtcttacccccacagtatttgtttccagagagtaagtcatttgtgcaccaagtttggttgaaattgctgaagtgttaataccactttataatgccttggtaagaccacacttggaatgctgcatccagttttggtcgccacgatgtagaaaagatgtggagactctagaaagagtgtagagaagagcaacaaagaggattaggggactggaagctaaaacatatgaagaacggttgcaggaactgggcatgtctagtttaatgaaaagaaggaccaggagggacatgatagcagtcttccaatatctcaggggctgccccaaagaagagggagtcaaactattctccaaggcacctgagggtagaacaagaagcaatgggtggaaactaatcaaggagagaagcaacttagaattgaggagaaatttcctgacagtgagaacaattaatcagtggagcagcttgcttccagaagttgtgaattccccaacactggaagtctttaagaagatgttggatagccatttgtctgaaacggtataaggtttcctgcctaggcagggggttggactagaagacctccaaggttccttccaactctgctattgtattgctctaggcattccagaattatgctgacacacacaaacattgtCCAATTAgccatctcttctttaaagtcTATTTGGTTCAGATTTCTCCTAAGAGTGAGGGGCAGGGTTTTAAACTATCAGTTATAAAGTAAAATCTTCCTCAAGGCTCACCTGAATCCTGGCAACCACATAGACAATATTCTTTCCGTACCAATATGACCATTCTCCGATTCCAGGATTTTTAAAACTTGTCAACTCTTAACTATAATGTTGTGCCCTTAACTTTGGCTTCAGTGAGCATTTTCCCCGTCCTGCTGTTTTCGTTGCTTCATGCTGTGACCTACACGAAGAAAGTCCTTGATGTAAGTATGATGTTGACATCTAAAATCTGTTTTTCTGATCTGGTCTGCTGGTTACAGAGCAATTTTGTTCAGCCTTGGGAATGTCTgcagaggttctcagtcatccaggtcacggttgtcccaaaaagtgttttttcccccccccaagaggcaaatggactttcttgatttttctttgaagatgtttcgcttctcatccaagaagcttcttcagctctgtagtgtatagccgtgtgcagcagctgccaaaaaagccaacacagttctaggctgcatcaacagagggatagaatcaagatcacgtgaaatgttaatgccactttataaggccttgataaggccacacttggaatactgcacccagttttggtcgccacgatgtagaaaagatgtggagactccggaaagagtgcagagaagagcaagaaagaggattaggggactggaggataagatatgaagaatggttgcagtaactgggcatgtctagtttaatgaaaagaaagactaagggagacatgatagcagtcttccaatatctcaggggctgccctaaagaagagggagtcaagctattctcccaaaggcacctgaaggcaggacaaaaagcaatgggtggaaactaatcaagaagagaagcaacttagaactgaggagaaatttcctgacagtgaaaacaattaaccagtggaacaacttgcctccggaagttgtgaatgctccaacactggagggttttaagaagagattgaataaccatttgtctaataTGGTATTTTCTGActcctgtgccaaaagcgggggggggggggaagcgaagGGGGGGTCGTGCCTGGGCGTGTCATACCCATAGTGCTatgcaacacacacaaacacacaccccgcgcttcccctgcttttggcacgggagccaaaaaagttGGTAAGACATGTTTTCACTTAGCAAGCAAATATTGGGTTCAattgtcgtaaatcgaggactatattttggatttggatttggatttattagacatttataggccgcccttttccctgaggggactcagggcggcttacaatcaaaaaggaaggggagtgtaggacaatacaaaggaaatgtgcacaaaaataaattagacagtaaaactcaacattcactcagcattcgggaggggcaaaaataagattatccccaggcctgacgggctagccagttcttgagggctgtgcggaaggcctggacggtggtgagggtacgaatctccacggggagattgttccatataTGCTTGCATGGAGTGGATAAAGCAGTTGTGAGATACTATTAACACACATGCTGATGATATTTTTGTCCTCTTGGGGCTACGAAACACGCTTTCCATACttagagccttttttttttttttagtggcaTTCAGAGTTATCTCTTTAGGTTTCCACGGATCAGCATGTTTGCAAAAGCTGGTTCAGACCTCAGAGGATTAAATGAGTGGCTTTCAGGGTTTATAAATATTAAAGAGttggaaaatatctacagagttTCTGTTTTTCATTGGCAAATTAGCATAAGCCGGAGCATAAGTTATTTTTCAAGGAcatttgcttatttgtttttctcccttttttttttaaaggcccggGGCTCAAATAGCCTTCCTTTTCTCAGAAATCTGTTAGACAAATTGAATGCTAATCAGCAAAACATCTTAAAATTTATTGCCTGCAACGAAATCTTCTTGATGCCAGCTACTGTGTTTATGCTTTTCAGGTATGTGGTCCTTTATACTCCttcatctctctctatatattttcAAGCTATCTCAACTGCCCCTGAAGTTTGGAATGCAGTGTTTCCTGTCTCTCCAAGAAACTTGATTTACTGGGTGAAGATGAAGGCTCAGGGTAGTGATTTATTCAGGTTTTTGATTGCCATGAGACCTTTAAAACAGAGCTGAACTGCTGAATGTCTGCTCTGGAATTATTTCCAGACAGCCTGTGGGTACATGcatacttattattttattttatttatcttgccatgtttgtGTTTAGATTAGAGGTGGAGACcttttgagagctgcatgcaatgaaatttcatttcagtGCATGCCGAttggtgtacattcaaagtgtcAGTGAagtttattctcttctcttctgtagaAACCGATTGGAAGATCCGTGTTGATTTAATTATTAGGTGGATTTGATTTTCACGTCAATAGCAAAGTCCTAAGATCAACTAAACCAAAACTGAATTTTGTCCCAagaatctattttcttttttaaaaattcctgcaGTATCTCAGTGCTGTATCTTAACTGCTTTCCAGAAGCCTGTaggaaaagcaggatataaattatataatgtattaactgTTGTTTAAGTTAACAATAGGTCTGTGGACACTTAGCAGAGGTAGGTCTGTATACAGAATAGTATTGTAAATAGCTGGGTGTCACTTAAACACAcacgtgtgtatatgtatgtatgtatgttgtggtctgcggagctggcagcagattcggacaatgaggaggttggggaggaacatgggccacaacagattgtaACTTCCCAGGGtgggccataagtcactttttctgaggCCGTTATAAGTTTGAAATATTGTTGAcaatacgttgaggactacctggacttACTAATAATGGATAACTATTATTGTTGTGAATGAATATCATGTTGCTTGCAGTTCTCACCATAAGGACTGCAAGAGACAAGATAGGTTATTGGTGTTTAAAATCGCTTTTAAACATTGGAATGAGTGGcataaaatatattcttttatCACTTTGGGATCTTAAAACAGGATTCAGACGATAAAAGATGTTTCTTATACCGGGACAAAACTTTGATGAGGAGCAGCCAACTCTCTTCGATTTGGGGGTggggttttttgtggggggggggggcttcagaaTATTCGTTTGTCACAATTAAGGTCAATTATGTGGGGCTGGTGGTGGATAATGCATTTATAGCCAGGCTAACATATGGCACCATATTGCCGGAGGCTACCCTAGGCACAGTTTCTTGGAAGTAAGCCCAATTAAACTCATTGAGGCTTATTTTTAAATAAGGGAATTGCTTTCAGACAAGACTGCTTGGAAAACATCTGCCTTGAACACAGCAGGGTCTGTTCACGAGTGAAACTGGACAGGCAGTTCCTCTTCTCTTACATCGTTTTGCCATCTCTTCATACTTTCTTGGTCTCTTTTTTTGATATTGCCACTATTTTTGGCAAGTGAAGCATGTTAACGTCATGATCTATAAATCTATTTGGGTGCATATCAACAACAAAATATCGACCTATAAGATGAATTCATTCAAAATGtggcatataggtagtcctcggcttacgacccaCAACTGGgcccagaattccccccccccaatcctcttGTCTGATACAGGTagatgctaagtgagacagttgtgaagtgagttttgccctcttTTACGAACTTTCCTgtcgttgttgagtgaatctgtcttccctgttcattttacttgtcagaaggtagcaaaaggggatcacgtggccgtgggacattgcaaccgtcataagtacatgccagtttctCAGCGTcccaaattttgattgcgtgaccattgggatgctcgcaagtgaaaaatggtcataaattacttttttcagcaccGCTGGGACTTGAAACGGCCACTCAAcgaatggttgcaagtcgaggaccccatttctttatctttattatttattttattttattttattctatgctaACTATACTATACAATACTACTACTGTACTGTACTATACTGTATCtaatttatatctatatttacatacacacacacacacatatatctatttagtgttacaacccctggtatgcccaaatatgggaggaagcagactgcttccgttctctgtctatcggcccatcacaagagaccatcatgacagaaagccattatttttactgttgtctttgttacatttgtgttgcatttgtgctgataaataaataaagggagactagtatagatctatttcaagctatttagctctcatcagctagccaaacccttatttgggcataccaggggttgtggcactaaatacatacctatttccctggctcagctgataaaggaggagaaccttgtggcttagtggttaacacaactgcctaatatgtaatacagcacaggttctaaccccagtaagggtatggctagctgatgagagctaaatagcttgaaatagatctatactagtctccctttatttatttatcagcacaaatgcaaaacacacacacacacacattttatatatatttaaaaatataaatataaatataaatataaataggatgtatgtatatgttgcagcataactctggagcgctttaagcaatttcaaccaaacttggcacacagatgatTGGAGGGGTCGTTGCGGTAAGACACCCCTGgggtttgagtgtgtgtgtgtgtgtgttccagcataactctggaatgcctgagTCGTtaaggagagagagtgtggcatCCTAGAGCGTCAATTGTTTGTGACGTCAGttcctttgcagcttcctctggaaagccagccgtgaCTTTCGCCCTCCAGTGGGCCAACGGGGaagcgcctgatggatttggggcaaagtgccaggatcatagacagggcgggaaagaggagcgcGTGGGacgggagagggcagggatgatgggcatgggagtagggagaagaacgccccccccctccctcaatggctccctgtcagacaaacgcttCCACGTCAATAAACACCAGGGCGATGCCTGGTTATCTGCTAGTAATATTATAAATCCTATTTTGATTAAGAAAACAAACTGCTGTTCTTTTTTTAACCCACCGCATTTATCTCTTTTGTCCTTTTCAGCGGCCAAGGAAGCTTGTTGCAGCCTTTCATTTACTACAGATTTCTTACCCTCCGTTACTCTTCTCGCAGAAATCCTTACTGCCGGTAAGAGGCCAGGAAAGATTACTCGCGTGTAAAATTACTGTGGGAATGCTTAAGCAGAGCGCTTCTTTCTCTCTCATAGCTgtaattccatttattttttcatatttttttttacaaaacgcTTTCCCCTTGTCTGTGCCGGAGTGTTTTACAAATTGTGGGAAGAAAATCCAGGTCCAAGTGATAGGATTTATGTCTTTTAAGATCCGAAGTTTAATCTTCTGCTCCATTTCTTAGTTAACTGGGTTTGGGGACTTCCAGATCAACAATTGTGTTGCTGAACAAAAGAACCGAAAGGGATGCCTTTTGAACCTCTGAAAATCACAAAACTTTTGCAGAAGGTTGCTCCTCGCGTATTTTAGAATTGAAGATCGCCCTATCacttgtggagctgactggcgacggagccacagcagagggatgaaagagccacatgcagccccAGAGCTAACAGAAATATATGCCCCCTGTCGATAAGATGAAATTTACAGTGTATTTTCTACTTTTGCACATTATTGCTGAATTTCTTAAGAGCAATAGTTGTCGAGTACGGCTTGTGTAGCTTCCGGACTTTGCAATATTTCTAGGAGATTTTATGTTGCTGCCGTTAGCCGATTTTGTAtcttttaagaattttgtttgctGTTTTACTCGTTTTTTGCAAGTCACCACAAATACTAAGTgggctgttgtaagtcgaggtctagcCGTAGCAGAGATGGGATCGCAGCTGTGTTCTCTTTGAGTTTCGTAGGTTACAtttgagagaagaaaaaaaacagctgctGTTTGACATGAACTtgaggttctaccacaaaaccgcggatgacaaaattgcggtcgacgaaagcgcgtatgt
The DNA window shown above is from Thamnophis elegans isolate rThaEle1 chromosome 9, rThaEle1.pri, whole genome shotgun sequence and carries:
- the TMEM33 gene encoding transmembrane protein 33 produces the protein MADTTQNGPMQGGGAGGGAVQFLMSNKLDTAMWLFRIFTIYCSALFVLPLLGLHEAASFYQRALLANALTSALRLHQRLPHFQLSRAFLSQALLEDSCHYLLYSLIFVNSYPVTMSIFPVLLFSLLHAVTYTKKVLDARGSNSLPFLRNLLDKLNANQQNILKFIACNEIFLMPATVFMLFSGQGSLLQPFIYYRFLTLRYSSRRNPYCRTLFTELRIVVEHVIMKPSCPLFLRRLCASSISFITRLAPTMA